TCCACCGCCGAGACGCTGGTGGGTGTGTCCGCGCGTTCGGCGAGGCGTTTGCCCAATTGTGGCGCCAAGTTGGACGTACGTGTGAATCGCCGCGCGGTCGAGCGGTAGGCTGTGATTGAGATTTCAATCACGTTCGTCCTGGGTCAAGGAATCTGCCGACGGTCTCGATGTGCCAATTCGCCACCGATGGCGGCGCATGAGGGATCTACGTGACGGCCCGTGAATGATCAGGCGAGAGGTCGTTCGATCGAGCGGCTCGTCGTAGCTCCAAGAATCGTCCGGATGAAATGCGGTTGAAGGTCGAGCGCGTGGTGAAGGCGATTGAACTCCATCGATGTGGTGAACACGGTCAAACCTCGCCGGAGTGATGAACGTCAGCGAGCCAATGTGGAGACGCTCGAACCCAATTCACGATCACCAAGGTCGAGCGCGACGTCCCCAGCATCGGGAGCCAGTACGTGAACAAGAAGGCTCAGGGCAGCCGTCCACGTCACCGTGAAGAACGTCGGTACCGAGGCCGAGACGATGATGGCCGATGGTCAGAAGGCCTACGACGCGAACGGGGTCGGCTACGAGGCGACCTCGGACGGCACCATCTACATCGAGGGCAACGACACCCTCTACACCGAGATCAACCCCGGCAACACGCTCAAGGGCATCCTCGTCTTCGACGCGCCGAAGGGCACGAAGTTGACGAAGGTGCGCCTGCACGACTCGATGTTCTCCAACGGCGTCGAAGCCTCCCTCTGAAGGCTCACCCCTGAAGCCGTGTGCCGCAGCGTGATCCCCACATCACGCCCCGCGCAGAGCTCTCGGACCCCCTCGTCCCATCGACCTGAACGCCGCGCGACCCCTCCCGCGTCGACGTTCGGCGGCGCCCGGTGTTCTACCCACCGGCGCCGCGCCCGCTCCCTGCACGCCTGAACCGGCACGCATCGGCGGCAGGACTCTTGGGGAAGAGGGAGACGCCCGTCATCGCATCCGCGGTGGCGGGCGCTTCCGTTCCGCAGCACTCTCAGCCTCCCCACAGCGCCGGGATTCCGTGCTTGTCAGCGCGACGTGCTTGGGTGGTGGCATGACTCTTCACGATGCTCTCCCCTCGACGAGCGAGGCCCCGGCCGACGCCGTGCTCGACGTCGTCGCCCGCCGCAGCAGCCCGGCCGTGTTCGATCCGACGTACGACCTCTCCGACACCGACCTCGCGACGCTGTTCGACGCGGCCCGCTGGGCGCCGAGCGCCGGCAACTCGCAGCCCTACCGTTACCTCGTCGGTCGCCGTCAGGGCGACGAGTGGGACCCGACGTTCACCGCCATCGTCGAGACGCTCGCGCGCGGCAATCGACGCTGGGCGCCGGCTGCGTCGATGCTCGCCGTCTCGTTCGTGCAGGTTGCGAAGCTGCCGGAGACGTCGAAGGAGTTCGTCTTCGGTGCCACCGCCGCACACGACACGGGCCAGGCGACGGCGTACCTGACGCTGCAGGCGCACGCGATGGGCCTCGCCGTCCACCAGTTCGCCGGGTTCGACCACGACGCCATCGCTACGCGAGCCGCGTTCGGTGAGGCATGGGCGCCGATGGCGGGCATCGCCGTCGGCCGCGCCTGGCCCGACGCCGAACGCGACGGTGAGCACGCCGCCGTCACGACGCTCGCCGGCCGCGTCGAGGAATACGACCTCACCGCCAACATCGAGCGCGAGAACAAGCCGCGTCGCCGCCGCTCGCTGACGGACGTCGCGTTCGAACTCGACTGATCGACGACCCCGACGCGACGCGCTGGCTCGTGCTGCTCGGGTTCGCTCGCCGCGAACACGCGCAGTCGACGCGACTTCGTCGGCGCGCTGCCCCCACCGTCGACGTTCGACGTGAGACGGTGGGGGGACAAGTCGTCAGGTCGGGGAGGGCCACGACGCACCGTCGGCGTGCCCTACCCGCTCTTCATCAGGCCACCATCGCGCCCCATCAGGCGCCCTTCACGCCAACCCCCAGCTCTCGGAGCCTCAGCATGAACCGCCACCCGCAACCCGACACCGCAGCCGATGCCCCCGGCATCACGAGCTTCACCGACGAGCAACTCATGCGCGTCGCGCGCCTGTTCGCCTCGGACGAGTCGCTCGCCGCGCACCTCGACGACCTGCCCGACGGCGGTGAGCGACGCCGCGTCGAGCTCGCGAGCACGCCGCACCTGCAGATGTGGGCGATCAGCTGGCCGGCCGGGTCGACGAGCGAATGGCACGACCACGGGCGCGCGACGGGCGCGTTCGTCGTCGTCAAGGGAGCTTTGCGCGAGAAGCGCTGGGTGCGCGGCACCACCGTCAGCGCGATCGTCGAGGCGGGGGAGAGCCGCACGTTCGCCGGTGATCTCGTGCACCGCACGGCCCCCGTCGGCGATGCCCCGGCGCTGAGCGTTCACGCCTACGCGCCGTCGCTCGTCGGGGCCCGCACGTACGAGGTGGTGGACGGCTCGCTCGTCGAGATCGCCGCCTGAGCCGCGGACGCGCCAGGAGTCGAAGTGGGCATGGCGCGGGGCGGCGTCGCACTGCCGTCACATGATGCGCATGAGTGAAGCCGCGCCCAGTCGTGTCGGTCCCGACAGTCTGCGTTCGCGTCTGCGCCCCATGAGCGGGCGCGACCGCACGAGGGTGGACGCGTCGCGAGCACGCTCGAGCTGCTCTTCGACCTGACGCTCGCCGTCGCCACGGGCGCGTCGCAGCTCGCGCACTCGCACGGGCACATCGCGGCGGGCGTCGGATCGTTGTGTTTCACGAGCTTCGGCCTCATCTGGGCGTGGATCGACTACTCATGGTTCGCGAGTGCCTACGACACCGACGACTGGCTGTATCGGCTGCTGACGATGGTGCAGATCATCGGTGTCGTCATCTTCACGCTCGGCATGCTCGTGACGCCCATCGAACTCGCCGGGCCCGCCGTCGCCGAACGCGGCACCGGGACGCCATGGCACGCGCATCACATCGTCGAACGGCGCGGCCTGCTGACGATCATCACGATCGGTGAGATCGTCACGGGTACCGTCCTGACGCTCCCGGGCATCAAGGACACCGAGGGCCAGGGCATCGACTGGACGGGCGCCGTGCTCGTCGCCATCAGCGGCCGCCGCGTTCGGGTTCTGGTGGGCGTAATTCATCCCCAACTTCGGTGCGGTGCTGCACCGACGCCGCAGCCGCTCGTTCGGGTTCGGGTACAGCCACACTTCCTCATCTGGCCGGTGCTCGCGGCCGTCGGTGGTGGTCTGCACGTCATGACGCAGGCGTTCGAGAACGTCTCGGGCATGCACGTCGACCCCGTCGTCGCCGCGGCGGCGCTGGCGGTGCCCGTCGGTGTCTTCGTCGTCGGCCTGTTTCTCGCCTACTACTTCACGACGCAGCTGTGGGCGGGCCTGCACACCGCGATCCTGGCGCTCGCCCTCGTCGTGCTCGGCTTCGCGGTGTTCCTCGCCGCGCACGGCGTCTCGCTCGCTGTCGTCCTCGCGATCTGCACGATCGTGCCGTGAATCATGGTCATCGCGTTCGAACTCTTCTCCGGTGCCCAGCACGAGGCGCACGTCCTTGAGAGCCTCGGGGTCGAGGGCACGAGGTCGACCGCCGTCGCGCCGACGTGTCGTGACGTCTGGGCCCGGTGCTCGGAATGGCTGCGCCGGATCCGTGCCCGCACGCCACGTCGCGTGCCGTCGTCGACGAATCGCCCCACGCGGGCGGGTCGCGTCACTAGGCTGGCGGGATGGCGAATGTGGAGACGACGATCACGGGCGGCATCGCGCACGTGAAGCTGAACCGTCCGGAGAAGTTGAACGGCCTGACGCTGCCGATGCTCGGCGAGCTCGTCGCCGCTGCGCATCACGTGCGCCGCAACAAGGGGGTGCGCGCCGTCGTCATCTCGGGGGAGGGGCGGTCGTTCTGCGCGGGCCTCGACTTCGGTGAGGTGATGGCGAAGCCAGCGAAGATCGTGCCCGTCTTCCTGCCGCGTCCGTGGCGTGGCACGAACACGTTCCAGGAGGCCTGCTGGGCGTGGCGGCGCGTGCCGGTGCCCGTCATCGTCGCGGTGCACGGGCACTGCTACGGCGGCGGGCTGCAGATCGCGCTCGCCGGCGACTACCGCTACACGACAAGTGATGCACAGTGGGCGGTGCTCGAGGGCAAGTGGGGGCTGATTCCCGACATGTCGGGCGTGCAGTCGCTCAAGGAACTCGTCGGCATCGACGTCGCGAAGAAGCTGACGATGACCGCCGAGATGCTCTCCGGTGAACGCGCGGTCGAACTGGGCCTCGCGTCGGAGGTGGCTGACGACCCGCTCGCCGCGGCGATGGATCTGGCGCACGAGCTGACGCAGAAGTCTCCCGACCAGCTGGCCGCCGCCAAGCGTCTGTTCAACCGGTCATGGAACACGTCGGCACGCACGACGTTCCGGCGCGAGCGCGCCGAACAGCTCGTCCTGCTCATGGCGCAGAACACGGCGAAGGCGCGCAAGGCGGCGTTCGCGAAGGCCGGCGCCAAGCAGGCGCAGCTGGCCGAAGCTCGCGCGGCGAAATACAGCCCGCGCGTTCTGCCCTGAGCCGCGTCCTGCCTTGAGTGGCGTGATGTCTGACCGACCTGTGAGCGCCCTCGTCCCCGCTGGGGTCGGGTCTTCCTCGACGATCGGCCACCGAGTCGCTGCGTGAGTATTCCCATCGTCGTCAGCGCCGGGCTCTGACGCGCCAGACCCCGATCCTGCTCGTGCAGGTCGGGGGCCTCGTCTCTTCGGTACGGCGGGTGGGGCCGCCGGCTCGGAGCAGACTCAGGCCGGCGCCGTCGCGCGCGTGTCGTCAGCCGTACCGTCGGTGGCTGCGCCGGCGACGTGAGCGCCGCGCGCGGCGGTGTCCTCGTGCGTGAGGGCGTTGGGAGTGCGGCTCTCGTCGCTGGTGGCTCCGCGGCTGCGCAGGCGGTTGAGCAGGCCGTCGACGCTCCAGCGGCCGGGGCCGACGATCGCGAAGACGAAGGCGGCGAGGCCGAGGGCGGCGACGAGTTCCCAACCGCTCTCGTCGACGAAGACGCCGTGGCTGCGGTGCACGAACCACCAGGCACCGGCGAGGTCGAGGGCGACGAGGAGGCCGGCGAGCGGCGTCAGCACGCCGAGCACGAGCATGCCGCCGCCGATGAGTTCGGTGAGGGCCGCGAACCATGCGGAGGCGTGCGGCGCCGGGACGCTCATCTTCTCGAACATCGCGGTGGTGGCGTCGATGTCGTTCGTGTGCAGCTTCTGCCATCCGTGGGCGATGAGGACGGCTCCGAGCAGGGCGCGGGCCAGCAGGAGCCCGGCGTCACGGATCGGGGCGGGCGGGGTGAACAGGTTGCCGGTGGTGCGCATCGGTCCTCACAAGGTTGGTGATGTGTCACCTAAAGCTTGGCATGCTCGGTAGGTGACGTGTCAACCAGGCGCTAGGGTGAGTGGTATGAATCACGACGGTCGATGGCTGCGCTCCGACGAGGAAGCGTTGTGGCGCGCCTGGCTGGGTGTTCATGCTCGTCAGCACGTAGTCATCGCGCGCGACCTCAAGGCCAGTGGCCTCTCCGAGCCTGACTTCGAGGTACTCGTTCATCTCACCGACGCACCCGACGGGCAACGTCGCCTCTCCGAACTCGCCGCGGGGTTGCAGTGGGAACGAAGCCGCGTCTCTCACCAGGTGACGCGCATGGCCAAGCGTGGTCTCGTCGAGCGCCATGACGTGGCCGAGGACGCGCGTGGCGCGCGCGTCGTCATCACGCGTGAGGGGCGCGCAGCCATCGAGAAGGCCGCGCCCCCTCATGTGGCGAGAGTGCGCGAGGTATTCGTCGACCGTCTCGACGCGGCTGATCGCGTCGACCTCGCGCGGATCCTGCGCAAACTCGTTCCCTGACGACGCGTCGCCTATCCCCATGCGCCCACATGCACCTGCGTGCAAGTGCACCCGGGTGCACGTGCACGCGAGAGGGGCGGGCGGCGCCGCGCCGCGACGCGACGCGGAACGGCGGGGGCGGCCGCGGGCCGGCCGGGCGCAGGCCTGGAATCGTCTGGTCAGATCAGGCGGTTCAGATCAGGCGATTCAGAACAGGCCGGTGATGTGGCCTTCGGAGTCGACGTCGATGGCCAGCGCGGCGGGCTTCTTGGGCAGGCCGGGCATCGTCATGAGGGATCCGCAGACGAACACGACGAAGCCGGCGCCGGCGGCGAGGCGAACTTCGCGCACCTCGAGCACGTGGCCGGACGGGGCGCCGCGCATCGCGTCGTCGGTCGTGAACGACTTCTGCGTCTTGGCGATGCAGACGGGCAGGTGGCCGTAGCCCTCGGCCTCGAACTGCGAGATCTGCTTCGCCGCGGCCGGCGGAATGGCGATCGAGCCGGCACCGTAGATCGTCGTCGCGATCTTCTCGACCTTCTCGACGAGCGTCAGACCGTCGTCGTAGGTGAAGTGGAGATCGGGCGTGCCGCCCTCGGTCGCCTCGACGATGGCGCGCGCGAGGCCCGCCGCGCCGGCGCCGCCATCGGAGAAGTGGGTGCACACCTCGACGCGCGCGCCGAGCTTCTCGATGCCTTCGACGAACGCGGCGATCTCGGCGTCGGTGTCGCTGGGGAAGCGGTTGAGGCCGACGACGACGGGCAGGCCCCACACCTCGCGCAGGTTGTGCAGGTGCCGTTCGATGTTGCTCATGCCGGAGCGCATCGCGTCGACGTTCTCGCTCGTCAGGTCGGTGACGGCGACGCCGCCGTGGTACTTCATCGAGCGGATCGTCGCG
This region of Dermacoccus nishinomiyaensis genomic DNA includes:
- a CDS encoding cysteine dioxygenase, with the protein product MNRHPQPDTAADAPGITSFTDEQLMRVARLFASDESLAAHLDDLPDGGERRRVELASTPHLQMWAISWPAGSTSEWHDHGRATGAFVVVKGALREKRWVRGTTVSAIVEAGESRTFAGDLVHRTAPVGDAPALSVHAYAPSLVGARTYEVVDGSLVEIAA
- a CDS encoding low temperature requirement protein A, yielding MLVTPIELAGPAVAERGTGTPWHAHHIVERRGLLTIITIGEIVTGTVLTLPGIKDTEGQGIDWTGAVLVAISGRRVRVLVGVIHPQLRCGAAPTPQPLVRVRVQPHFLIWPVLAAVGGGLHVMTQAFENVSGMHVDPVVAAAALAVPVGVFVVGLFLAYYFTTQLWAGLHTAILALALVVLGFAVFLAAHGVSLAVVLAICTIVP
- a CDS encoding DoxX family protein is translated as MRTTGNLFTPPAPIRDAGLLLARALLGAVLIAHGWQKLHTNDIDATTAMFEKMSVPAPHASAWFAALTELIGGGMLVLGVLTPLAGLLVALDLAGAWWFVHRSHGVFVDESGWELVAALGLAAFVFAIVGPGRWSVDGLLNRLRSRGATSDESRTPNALTHEDTAARGAHVAGAATDGTADDTRATAPA
- a CDS encoding crotonase/enoyl-CoA hydratase family protein; translation: MANVETTITGGIAHVKLNRPEKLNGLTLPMLGELVAAAHHVRRNKGVRAVVISGEGRSFCAGLDFGEVMAKPAKIVPVFLPRPWRGTNTFQEACWAWRRVPVPVIVAVHGHCYGGGLQIALAGDYRYTTSDAQWAVLEGKWGLIPDMSGVQSLKELVGIDVAKKLTMTAEMLSGERAVELGLASEVADDPLAAAMDLAHELTQKSPDQLAAAKRLFNRSWNTSARTTFRRERAEQLVLLMAQNTAKARKAAFAKAGAKQAQLAEARAAKYSPRVLP
- a CDS encoding nitroreductase family protein codes for the protein MTLHDALPSTSEAPADAVLDVVARRSSPAVFDPTYDLSDTDLATLFDAARWAPSAGNSQPYRYLVGRRQGDEWDPTFTAIVETLARGNRRWAPAASMLAVSFVQVAKLPETSKEFVFGATAAHDTGQATAYLTLQAHAMGLAVHQFAGFDHDAIATRAAFGEAWAPMAGIAVGRAWPDAERDGEHAAVTTLAGRVEEYDLTANIERENKPRRRRSLTDVAFELD
- a CDS encoding MarR family winged helix-turn-helix transcriptional regulator encodes the protein MNHDGRWLRSDEEALWRAWLGVHARQHVVIARDLKASGLSEPDFEVLVHLTDAPDGQRRLSELAAGLQWERSRVSHQVTRMAKRGLVERHDVAEDARGARVVITREGRAAIEKAAPPHVARVREVFVDRLDAADRVDLARILRKLVP